The Tenacibaculum jejuense genome includes a window with the following:
- a CDS encoding DJ-1/PfpI family protein, translating to MKKTVGIFIFDNAEVLDFAGPFEVFSVTSELNNFELFDVFTVAKTKDPISAVNGLSVNPKFDFNDCPKVDILILAGGDGTNQAILDKEVIDWIDKTNQETEITMSICSGSRFLAKIGVLDHNSYCTHHQVYDDMQKLVSSGKPVTDKRFVQSNSKTYTSGGISAGIDLSFHIVEKIHGKKIVEKTAKYMEYIINEA from the coding sequence ATGAAAAAAACAGTAGGTATATTTATTTTTGATAATGCAGAAGTGTTGGATTTTGCTGGACCTTTTGAAGTTTTTTCTGTGACTTCAGAATTAAATAATTTTGAATTATTTGATGTTTTCACCGTCGCAAAAACTAAAGATCCTATTTCTGCTGTAAACGGATTATCTGTAAACCCAAAATTCGATTTCAACGATTGTCCTAAAGTTGATATACTCATTTTAGCAGGTGGAGATGGAACTAATCAAGCCATTTTAGATAAAGAAGTAATTGATTGGATAGACAAAACAAATCAAGAAACTGAAATTACAATGAGTATTTGCTCTGGTTCACGATTCTTGGCAAAAATTGGAGTTTTAGATCATAATTCATATTGCACTCACCATCAAGTTTATGATGATATGCAGAAATTGGTTTCTTCTGGAAAACCTGTAACCGATAAAAGGTTCGTACAATCGAATTCTAAAACGTATACTTCTGGTGGAATTTCAGCAGGTATAGATTTATCTTTTCACATCGTTGAGAAAATTCATGGTAAGAAAATAGTAGAAAAAACGGCAAAGTACATGGAATATATAATTAATGAAGCTTAG
- a CDS encoding RluA family pseudouridine synthase, with the protein MKLKEQHKVPQLEQPIRLQEYGIGIFTTNPTRSGFKKAIKKGLVLVNGKTATTALFINGGELIELLQEESNKKAFDFPLEVIFEDEYLAVIFKPAGVLVSGNSFATIANALEQNLKKSTLKDAVLPRPVHRLDYPTSGLLLIGKTNTATIALTKLFEVKEIEKTYHAITIGNMKSSGEITIPVDDKESQSQFTVLQSIPSEKYTFLNLVELHPKTGRRHQLRKHLHGIGNPILGDKEYYIEALLSYGNGLYLHASKLEFTHPFINQKLIFEKELPKKFKRIFPDLLNQSL; encoded by the coding sequence TTGAAATTAAAAGAACAACATAAAGTACCTCAACTAGAACAACCGATACGTTTACAAGAATATGGAATTGGTATTTTTACTACAAATCCGACTAGATCTGGTTTTAAAAAGGCCATTAAAAAGGGATTAGTTCTTGTAAATGGAAAAACTGCAACTACTGCTCTATTTATAAACGGAGGTGAATTAATTGAATTATTACAAGAGGAATCGAACAAAAAAGCATTTGATTTTCCTTTAGAAGTTATTTTTGAAGATGAATATTTAGCTGTAATTTTTAAACCTGCTGGAGTTTTAGTTAGTGGAAATTCGTTTGCAACTATTGCTAATGCTTTAGAACAAAACTTAAAAAAGAGTACTCTTAAAGATGCAGTACTACCTCGACCTGTTCATCGTTTAGATTATCCCACAAGTGGATTATTACTTATTGGTAAAACGAATACAGCAACAATAGCTTTGACAAAACTTTTTGAAGTAAAAGAAATCGAAAAAACATATCATGCTATAACTATTGGTAATATGAAATCATCTGGAGAAATTACAATTCCAGTAGATGATAAAGAATCTCAATCTCAATTCACTGTTTTACAAAGTATTCCTTCAGAAAAATATACCTTTTTGAACCTTGTAGAATTGCATCCAAAAACAGGACGAAGACATCAACTTCGAAAACATTTACATGGAATTGGTAATCCGATTTTAGGTGATAAAGAGTATTATATCGAAGCATTACTTTCTTATGGAAATGGACTATATCTACATGCTTCAAAACTAGAATTTACACATCCGTTTATAAATCAAAAACTGATTTTTGAAAAAGAGTTACCTAAAAAGTTTAAGCGAATTTTTCCAGATTTGCTAAATCAATCATTGTAA
- the pdxR gene encoding MocR-like pyridoxine biosynthesis transcription factor PdxR, translating to MFPYKTSLHINRRSKEPLFLQLTNQFIHLIKEGTIPSGTKLIGTRSLAELLQVHRKTIVACYEELVMQGWLEAIPKKGTFVPKDLPFLKSEDYRGNEISNHTDQIGFSYYKSNLHHRTIEKKDDWMYINDGVSDGRLTPTEDLAKIYRRISSRKNITKHLGYISTQGNDQLRNVLANYLNETRGLSITKEHILITRGSQMGIWLSAQLLLKEEDIIVVGETNYASADITFLHQKAKVLRVPVDENGIDTVALENICESQQIKGVYVTSHHHHPTTVTLSAERRICLLNLAKKYSFAIIEDDYDYDFNYNHAPILPLASHDVHNNVIYIGSVCKTVAPVFRVGYLIANKEFVNEASQIRGLVDRQGDALLELTFAEFIESGDLDRHIRKVHKVYEKRRDLFCDLLREELNEYFSFKKPKGGMAVWLTLNKKYTWLEVTRAARKYKLEIGNFSRYDMAKTNHNAIRMGFARFNVAELHELIKRMKLTMIDLANLEKFA from the coding sequence ATGTTTCCTTATAAAACAAGCTTACATATAAACAGAAGGAGTAAAGAGCCTTTGTTTTTACAATTAACCAATCAATTTATCCATTTAATTAAAGAAGGTACGATTCCATCTGGAACAAAATTAATTGGAACCAGAAGTTTAGCAGAATTGTTACAAGTACACAGAAAAACCATTGTAGCTTGTTACGAAGAATTAGTAATGCAAGGTTGGTTAGAAGCCATACCTAAAAAAGGGACGTTTGTTCCTAAGGATTTACCATTTTTAAAATCTGAAGATTATAGAGGAAATGAGATTTCTAATCATACGGATCAAATAGGTTTTTCATATTACAAATCTAATTTACATCATAGAACTATTGAAAAGAAAGATGATTGGATGTATATTAATGATGGTGTTTCTGATGGCAGATTAACGCCTACTGAAGATTTAGCTAAGATTTATAGAAGAATTTCTTCCAGAAAAAATATAACAAAGCATTTAGGGTATATTTCTACTCAAGGAAATGATCAATTACGAAACGTACTTGCGAATTATTTAAATGAAACTAGAGGTTTAAGTATTACTAAAGAACATATTTTGATTACTAGAGGGAGTCAAATGGGAATATGGTTGTCTGCGCAATTACTCTTAAAAGAAGAAGATATTATTGTGGTAGGAGAAACCAATTATGCTTCAGCAGATATTACTTTTTTACATCAAAAAGCAAAAGTTTTACGAGTTCCTGTTGATGAAAATGGAATAGATACAGTTGCTTTAGAAAATATTTGTGAATCTCAGCAAATAAAAGGCGTGTATGTTACTTCACATCATCATCATCCTACAACAGTAACTTTATCAGCGGAACGTCGTATTTGTTTATTGAATTTAGCTAAGAAGTACAGTTTTGCCATCATAGAAGATGATTACGATTATGATTTTAATTATAATCATGCTCCAATTTTGCCGTTAGCAAGTCACGATGTTCATAATAATGTAATTTATATTGGTTCAGTTTGTAAGACAGTGGCACCAGTTTTTAGAGTAGGTTATTTAATTGCGAATAAAGAATTTGTAAATGAAGCATCGCAAATTAGAGGACTCGTAGACAGACAAGGAGATGCATTGTTAGAATTAACTTTTGCTGAATTTATTGAATCTGGAGATTTAGATCGTCATATTAGAAAAGTACATAAAGTATACGAAAAACGGCGTGACTTATTTTGTGATTTATTAAGAGAAGAGTTGAATGAATATTTCAGTTTTAAAAAGCCAAAAGGAGGCATGGCAGTTTGGTTAACTTTGAATAAAAAATATACTTGGTTAGAAGTAACTAGAGCAGCAAGAAAATATAAATTAGAAATAGGTAATTTTTCTCGTTACGATATGGCAAAAACGAATCATAATGCAATACGAATGGGATTCGCTAGATTTAATGTAGCAGAATTACACGAACTAATTAAGCGAATGAAACTTACAATGATTGATTTAGCAAATCTGGAAAAATTCGCTTAA
- a CDS encoding GNAT family N-acetyltransferase codes for MKLSFMNATISHTDTIEIKQATLKDLEVLALLGRVTFRESHSKYIEDKTNLNAYLEKAFSVSTTKKELANNNNLYFILYRNQLPVGYVKLVLNAPSEFIENQNCCRLERIYVLDEFITHKFGLELFKKTVEKAKELQFDMMWLTVYIKNTRAINFYEKNEFKEVGSISFQIGEQGYENPILAKKL; via the coding sequence ATGAAGCTTAGCTTTATGAATGCAACAATATCACATACAGATACAATAGAAATAAAACAGGCAACACTAAAAGATTTAGAAGTTTTAGCTTTATTAGGTAGAGTTACATTTCGAGAGTCTCACAGTAAATATATCGAAGACAAAACAAATTTAAATGCGTATTTAGAAAAAGCTTTTTCTGTTAGTACTACCAAAAAAGAGTTAGCAAACAACAATAACCTATATTTTATATTGTATAGAAATCAGCTTCCTGTTGGTTATGTAAAACTAGTTTTAAATGCTCCATCAGAATTTATAGAAAATCAGAATTGCTGCCGTTTGGAACGTATTTATGTTTTAGATGAATTTATAACTCACAAATTTGGATTAGAACTTTTCAAAAAAACTGTTGAAAAAGCTAAAGAATTACAATTTGATATGATGTGGCTTACAGTTTATATTAAAAATACAAGAGCAATTAATTTTTATGAAAAAAACGAATTTAAAGAAGTAGGCAGCATTTCTTTCCAAATAGGTGAACAAGGTTATGAAAATCCAATTTTAGCTAAAAAATTATAA
- a CDS encoding S41 family peptidase codes for MKKIFIAIALSIFYIGNSQGTRLLRQPTLSQNDVVFVYANDLWKASLNGGDAVRLTSHEGYEFNPHFSKDGKMIAFTAQYDGNIDVYVIPSEGGEPKRLTYHPAGDFVQGWTPDNKILFRSGRESRPTQTSKFFTVSPKGEMPTAIEIPRAAYGEISADGKYIAYTPITSWDAEWRNYRGGQAMPIWIVNLKTKALQTTPQKDKERHLDPVWHKGIVYYLSERDYTSNIWSYDTKTKQERQITFHKKFDVKSLDANTNGIVYEQGGYIHFLNPETKATRQIKINVKGDLNYSRTRWMNVSGRSLTNPNVSPKGKRAIFEHRGEIFTVPKENGTWRNLTNSPGVADRSPIWSPKGDKVAWFSDKSGEYELVLADQDGQNQQYISLPNPTFYFRSDWSPDGKHIAYTDTDFNIWIINLDTKKTFKVDTDRYAHPNRSMNPVWSPDSDWIAYAKQNDSHFKSIFAYQISTKKKVQITDPIADAISPVWDASGKYIYTLASTNYGLKSGWLDMSSYDPSVSRNLYAVVLNSKDKAPNLPKTDEEAVKKDKTASKDKKEAKKPSKNDSKKITVIIDENGIFDRAVALKLPARNYLALAKGPKNKVFVAEAVPNTPGITMHTYDVVKEKATIFSKGVSGMVTTEDRNSVLLSKRGSWSIVSSKAPVKGTKGRLKTNLKVKVDPKAEAHQIFKEGWRYMRDFLYVDNVHGAPWDDVYKWYSEWIDHVRHRTDLNYVVDIMSGEVAIGHSYVSGGDTPRVDRVPVGLLGADLEQNKGLYRFAKIYKGERWNPNISAPLGLPGINVNKGDYLIEINGVKLTSEMNPYQLLEQTAGREIYIKVNSKPSSDGARSILVKPTFSERFLRSIDWVESNRRKVDQLSNGKLAYVYVPNTSGPGFTSFNRYYFSQQDKKGAVIDERNNGGGSAADYMIDIMSRDLLGYFNSKASDRRPWTTPMAGIWGPKVMIINERAGSGGDLLPYMFKFKKIGPLIGTRTWGGLVGTWDTPRFIDGGRMVAPRGGFFDVDGKWAVEGEGVAPDIEVIQDPKKVLQGNDPQLERAVQEALRLLKGNEFQLKPEPKAPIRSKRPKGYEKEK; via the coding sequence ATGAAAAAAATTTTCATAGCTATAGCTTTGTCAATTTTCTACATAGGAAATTCACAAGGCACAAGACTATTAAGACAACCTACACTTTCGCAAAACGATGTAGTTTTTGTTTATGCAAATGATTTATGGAAAGCCTCTTTAAACGGAGGAGACGCTGTTAGGCTTACAAGTCATGAAGGATATGAATTTAATCCTCATTTTTCTAAAGATGGAAAAATGATTGCTTTTACAGCGCAATACGATGGTAATATCGATGTATATGTAATTCCTTCCGAAGGTGGAGAACCAAAAAGATTAACTTATCATCCTGCTGGTGATTTTGTACAGGGATGGACTCCTGATAACAAAATCTTATTTCGCTCAGGAAGAGAGTCGAGACCAACACAAACTAGTAAGTTTTTTACAGTTTCTCCAAAAGGAGAAATGCCAACTGCTATCGAAATTCCGAGAGCTGCTTATGGTGAAATTTCTGCTGATGGGAAATACATTGCCTATACTCCTATTACAAGTTGGGATGCAGAATGGAGAAATTACCGAGGTGGACAAGCAATGCCTATTTGGATTGTAAATTTAAAAACGAAAGCTCTACAAACCACACCACAAAAAGACAAAGAAAGACACTTAGACCCTGTTTGGCACAAGGGAATTGTATACTATTTATCTGAAAGAGATTATACAAGTAATATTTGGTCATACGATACTAAGACTAAACAAGAACGTCAGATTACTTTTCATAAAAAATTTGATGTAAAAAGCTTAGATGCAAATACTAATGGAATTGTTTACGAACAAGGCGGATATATTCACTTTTTAAATCCTGAAACTAAAGCTACAAGACAAATAAAAATCAATGTCAAAGGTGATTTAAATTATTCAAGAACACGCTGGATGAATGTTTCTGGTAGAAGCTTAACTAACCCAAATGTATCTCCAAAAGGAAAAAGAGCTATTTTCGAACATCGTGGAGAAATCTTTACAGTACCAAAAGAAAATGGAACTTGGAGAAATCTTACCAACTCGCCAGGTGTTGCCGATCGTTCTCCTATTTGGTCTCCAAAAGGTGATAAAGTTGCTTGGTTTTCTGATAAAAGCGGAGAATACGAATTAGTTTTAGCCGATCAAGACGGACAAAACCAACAATATATTTCGTTACCAAATCCGACTTTCTACTTTAGATCAGACTGGTCTCCAGACGGAAAACATATCGCTTACACAGATACAGATTTTAATATTTGGATTATAAATTTAGATACTAAAAAGACTTTTAAAGTAGATACAGATCGTTACGCACATCCGAACAGATCTATGAATCCTGTTTGGTCTCCAGATAGTGACTGGATTGCCTACGCAAAACAGAACGATAGTCACTTCAAATCTATTTTTGCTTACCAAATAAGCACGAAAAAGAAAGTTCAAATTACCGATCCCATTGCTGATGCAATTTCTCCTGTTTGGGATGCATCAGGAAAATATATTTATACTCTTGCCAGTACAAATTACGGTTTAAAATCAGGTTGGCTAGATATGAGTTCCTATGATCCAAGTGTTTCTAGAAACTTATATGCTGTTGTTTTAAACTCAAAAGACAAAGCTCCTAATCTTCCAAAAACAGATGAAGAAGCAGTTAAAAAAGATAAAACAGCTTCTAAAGATAAAAAAGAAGCGAAAAAACCTAGCAAGAACGACAGTAAAAAGATCACAGTTATTATAGATGAAAATGGAATTTTTGATAGAGCTGTGGCCTTAAAATTGCCAGCTAGAAACTATTTAGCTTTAGCAAAAGGACCTAAAAATAAAGTTTTTGTTGCTGAAGCAGTACCAAATACACCTGGTATTACTATGCATACTTATGATGTAGTTAAAGAAAAAGCCACCATATTTTCAAAAGGTGTATCTGGAATGGTAACAACAGAAGATAGAAACTCTGTATTATTATCTAAAAGAGGAAGTTGGAGTATTGTAAGTAGCAAAGCACCTGTAAAAGGAACAAAAGGAAGGTTAAAAACCAATCTTAAAGTAAAAGTAGATCCAAAAGCTGAAGCACATCAAATCTTTAAAGAAGGATGGAGATATATGCGGGATTTCTTGTATGTTGATAATGTTCACGGTGCTCCTTGGGACGATGTTTACAAATGGTATTCTGAATGGATTGATCACGTAAGACATCGTACAGACTTAAATTATGTAGTAGATATTATGAGTGGTGAAGTTGCTATCGGACATTCTTATGTTTCTGGTGGAGATACTCCAAGAGTTGATAGAGTTCCTGTTGGATTATTAGGTGCAGATTTAGAACAAAATAAAGGTTTGTACCGTTTTGCTAAAATTTATAAAGGAGAACGTTGGAATCCTAATATTTCGGCTCCATTAGGCTTGCCTGGAATAAATGTAAATAAAGGTGATTATCTTATTGAAATTAATGGTGTAAAATTAACCAGTGAAATGAATCCGTATCAATTATTAGAACAAACAGCTGGACGAGAGATTTATATCAAAGTAAATTCTAAACCGAGTTCAGACGGAGCTAGATCAATTTTAGTAAAACCTACTTTTAGCGAACGTTTCTTAAGATCTATCGATTGGGTTGAAAGCAATAGACGAAAAGTAGATCAATTATCTAACGGAAAGCTTGCTTACGTTTATGTTCCTAATACTTCTGGACCAGGATTTACATCTTTTAACCGTTATTATTTCTCTCAACAAGATAAAAAAGGTGCTGTTATCGATGAAAGAAATAATGGTGGTGGATCTGCTGCTGATTATATGATTGATATTATGTCTCGTGATTTATTGGGGTATTTTAACAGCAAAGCCAGCGATCGCAGACCTTGGACTACCCCAATGGCTGGAATTTGGGGACCAAAAGTTATGATTATAAACGAACGTGCTGGTTCCGGTGGAGATTTACTTCCGTATATGTTTAAGTTTAAGAAAATCGGTCCCTTAATTGGAACTAGAACTTGGGGTGGATTAGTTGGAACTTGGGACACACCTCGCTTTATTGATGGTGGTAGAATGGTTGCGCCTCGTGGAGGATTCTTTGATGTTGATGGAAAATGGGCTGTAGAAGGCGAAGGTGTTGCTCCGGATATTGAAGTAATTCAAGATCCTAAGAAAGTATTACAAGGAAACGATCCGCAGTTAGAAAGAGCAGTTCAAGAAGCGTTACGATTATTAAAAGGAAACGAATTCCAATTGAAACCAGAACCTAAAGCTCCAATTCGTTCTAAGCGACCAAAAGGATACGAAAAAGAAAAATAG
- a CDS encoding 5-carboxymethyl-2-hydroxymuconate Delta-isomerase: MPHFVIDCSEHIIKLKSPQEIIQQVYDTADASGLFAKGDIKVRIHPFQYYTVGNTSDDFIHVFGNIMEGRTTDQKKKLSESIVSTLKSMFPDVPIISINIRDFEKATYCNKTMV; this comes from the coding sequence ATGCCACATTTTGTAATTGATTGTTCAGAGCATATTATAAAATTGAAATCTCCTCAAGAGATTATACAACAAGTTTACGATACCGCAGATGCTTCAGGTTTGTTTGCCAAAGGAGATATTAAAGTGAGAATACATCCTTTTCAATATTATACTGTTGGAAACACTTCTGATGATTTTATCCATGTGTTTGGAAATATTATGGAAGGAAGAACTACAGACCAAAAGAAAAAACTTTCTGAAAGTATTGTATCAACATTAAAATCAATGTTTCCAGATGTTCCAATTATCTCGATTAATATCAGAGATTTTGAAAAAGCAACATACTGTAATAAAACTATGGTGTAA
- a CDS encoding ATP-grasp domain-containing protein, whose translation MKKFDIVILSERRYVNPKIVDNYTKNVLLEDDLVQKALEKEGLKVTRLSWDNPDFNWSNTKYVLFRTTWDYFDRFTEFSAWLKTIRQQTKLINSEAIIRWNLDKHYLLDLQKKGIHICESYFIEKGESNSLQEIAAKHNLENFVIKPCISGAGRHTYKITSETIAEYENTFQKLIAEEAFIVQPFQKNIVEKGEISLIIINGKFTHAVLKIAKPGDFRVQDDFGGTVHDYKPTSQEIAFAEKAVLACNELPVYARVDIFTDNDNKLAIAELELIEPELWFRNHPEAAIQLSQTIKQLIIPN comes from the coding sequence ATGAAAAAATTCGATATTGTAATTCTTTCTGAAAGAAGATATGTAAACCCTAAAATTGTAGACAACTACACTAAAAATGTTTTACTTGAAGACGATTTAGTCCAAAAAGCATTAGAAAAAGAAGGGTTGAAAGTTACTCGATTATCTTGGGACAACCCTGATTTTAATTGGTCTAACACAAAGTATGTTCTTTTCCGTACGACTTGGGATTATTTTGATCGATTCACCGAATTTTCTGCTTGGTTGAAAACGATAAGACAGCAAACAAAACTTATAAATTCAGAAGCTATTATTCGATGGAATCTAGACAAACATTACCTATTAGATCTTCAAAAAAAAGGTATTCATATATGTGAGTCTTATTTTATTGAAAAAGGAGAAAGTAATAGTTTACAAGAAATAGCTGCTAAACATAATTTAGAAAACTTTGTCATAAAGCCTTGTATTTCTGGAGCGGGCAGACATACCTATAAAATAACTTCTGAAACAATTGCTGAATACGAAAATACTTTTCAGAAGTTAATTGCAGAAGAAGCTTTTATTGTGCAACCATTTCAAAAAAACATTGTTGAAAAAGGAGAAATCTCGTTAATTATTATCAATGGAAAATTTACTCATGCTGTTTTAAAAATCGCAAAACCTGGTGATTTTAGAGTTCAAGATGATTTTGGAGGTACAGTACACGACTATAAGCCAACTTCGCAAGAAATTGCTTTTGCAGAAAAGGCTGTTCTAGCTTGTAACGAATTACCTGTATACGCTAGAGTTGATATTTTTACTGATAATGATAACAAACTAGCTATTGCAGAATTAGAATTAATTGAACCAGAACTTTGGTTTAGAAATCATCCTGAAGCTGCAATACAACTTTCACAAACTATAAAACAATTAATTATACCGAACTAA
- a CDS encoding pyridoxamine 5'-phosphate oxidase family protein, whose translation MGTFEKTKLNRVKRGQNRAIYDTEVIHQIIDAGFIGHVGYIYDGYPISIPMAYARKDDKIYVHGSTANRMLKAILDSGKTSINIMHLDGLVIARSGLHHSVNYRSVTLFGEVKEIVNDQEKTTFIKDIVDQMIPNHWDTLRPMHQKELDRTMVIEFTITSASAKVRAEGVNDEPEDYDLPYWAGVIPVKQVLEAPVADKGYPSTIAIPEHITAHYNNFKQ comes from the coding sequence ATGGGAACTTTTGAAAAAACAAAACTTAATAGAGTAAAAAGAGGTCAGAATAGAGCTATTTACGATACTGAAGTAATTCATCAAATTATAGATGCAGGATTTATTGGACATGTTGGATATATTTATGATGGATACCCAATTAGTATCCCTATGGCTTATGCCAGAAAGGACGATAAAATATATGTTCACGGGTCAACAGCAAACCGGATGTTAAAAGCTATTCTCGATTCTGGGAAAACTTCTATCAATATTATGCATTTAGACGGATTGGTAATCGCGCGTTCTGGTTTACATCATTCTGTTAATTATCGTTCTGTAACACTTTTTGGTGAAGTAAAAGAAATTGTAAATGATCAAGAAAAGACAACGTTTATAAAAGATATTGTAGATCAAATGATTCCTAATCACTGGGATACTTTACGCCCAATGCATCAAAAAGAATTAGATCGTACTATGGTTATTGAATTTACTATTACTTCAGCTTCTGCAAAAGTAAGAGCCGAAGGTGTTAATGACGAACCTGAAGATTACGATTTACCATATTGGGCTGGCGTTATACCGGTGAAACAAGTTTTAGAAGCACCTGTTGCTGATAAAGGTTATCCTTCTACAATTGCTATTCCAGAACATATAACAGCGCATTATAATAATTTTAAACAATGA